A window of the Oscillospiraceae bacterium NTUH-002-81 genome harbors these coding sequences:
- a CDS encoding SpoIIIAH-like family protein, which yields MKRILKKNQIIITTLAIMIAVAGYLNFSGNRWTLGVEDLASATGGNAQGQTDVDAGNEAVSDQAAADDQALLDLSEEDLAASGEIFTDEVAPDADTSDVPGEAVLTSAGSTSGITAQAKVNREQVRSKNKEMLLEIINNSNIEDAQKQDAIDAMVALTDKAEREAAAEMLLEAKGFADVVVNIEDDTADVVVGSADLGDAERAQIEDIMKRKTGVSAENIVITPLSE from the coding sequence TTGAAACGGATATTGAAAAAAAATCAGATCATCATTACAACGCTGGCCATTATGATCGCGGTGGCGGGGTACCTGAACTTCTCGGGAAACCGCTGGACGCTGGGGGTGGAGGATCTGGCCTCTGCCACGGGCGGGAACGCACAGGGGCAGACAGATGTGGATGCCGGAAATGAGGCGGTCAGTGACCAGGCAGCTGCGGATGACCAGGCGCTTCTTGACCTGTCAGAAGAAGATCTGGCCGCTTCCGGGGAGATTTTCACGGATGAGGTGGCGCCGGATGCGGATACGTCGGATGTGCCCGGGGAAGCAGTGCTGACCAGTGCGGGCAGTACGTCCGGGATCACCGCCCAGGCAAAGGTGAACCGGGAGCAGGTGCGTTCAAAAAATAAGGAAATGCTGCTGGAGATCATCAACAACAGCAATATCGAGGACGCCCAGAAGCAGGATGCCATCGACGCCATGGTCGCCCTGACGGACAAAGCCGAGCGGGAGGCTGCGGCAGAAATGCTGCTGGAGGCAAAAGGCTTTGCGGATGTGGTGGTAAACATTGAGGATGATACGGCTGACGTGGTGGTGGGCAGTGCCGACCTGGGGGATGCCGAGCGGGCACAGATCGAGGATATCATGAAGCGCAAAACCGGTGTTTCTGCGGAAAACATTGTCATTACACCTTTGAGTGAGTAG
- a CDS encoding transglutaminase domain-containing protein, with protein MKKGFVTRIAVLALSGMLLSGCGLVDTVYDSVHQVLVDKQAEIYGRQFTTLTEESMSAAGEAVTEMDYAYAHLDGEDQTVYLELLTILTSYEEDVRITSMNPDQVDLAYQAILMDHPELFYINGYTITEHTIDGQTEFYTFSGRYTYTREERDEKQQQVDAAAVQILSDIPEGASAYEKEKYIYDYIVLHTDYNEDAPDNQNILSVLLNGESVCQGYAFATQYLLEQVGIPCTTVTGDARNPEGVLVSHAWNFVQLDGEYYYVDTTWGDPVTGMDSEALHRMGDVYVNYDYLNLTTAQISVDHTADAPVELPDCTAVTWNYYRAEGLYYETYDRSLLAERLTAAAADGKTYLMMKFPDSQVYEQYISRLFDGQEIFGLLPSLKSISYTADPESYLLIVYLA; from the coding sequence ATGAAAAAGGGATTTGTGACACGGATTGCCGTACTGGCGCTGTCGGGCATGTTGCTGTCGGGCTGCGGGCTGGTGGATACCGTCTATGACAGTGTGCATCAGGTGCTGGTTGACAAGCAGGCGGAGATTTACGGAAGACAGTTTACCACACTGACAGAAGAATCCATGTCTGCGGCGGGGGAAGCTGTGACAGAGATGGACTATGCCTATGCCCATCTGGATGGGGAGGATCAGACCGTTTATCTGGAGCTTCTGACGATCCTGACCTCCTATGAGGAGGATGTGCGGATCACGTCCATGAACCCGGATCAGGTGGATCTGGCCTATCAGGCCATTCTCATGGATCATCCGGAGCTGTTTTATATCAATGGCTACACGATCACCGAGCATACCATCGACGGGCAGACCGAATTCTACACCTTCTCCGGGCGGTACACGTATACCCGGGAAGAGCGGGACGAGAAGCAGCAGCAGGTGGACGCAGCGGCTGTACAGATCCTCTCCGACATTCCGGAGGGCGCTTCTGCCTACGAAAAAGAAAAATATATTTATGACTATATCGTACTGCACACTGATTACAATGAGGATGCGCCGGATAACCAGAACATTTTGAGTGTGCTGTTAAACGGAGAGTCCGTGTGCCAGGGCTATGCCTTTGCCACTCAGTATCTGCTGGAACAGGTGGGCATCCCGTGCACCACCGTCACCGGCGATGCCAGAAATCCGGAGGGCGTTCTTGTGTCCCACGCCTGGAATTTTGTCCAGCTGGACGGGGAATACTATTATGTGGACACCACCTGGGGAGACCCGGTGACCGGCATGGATTCCGAGGCGCTGCACCGGATGGGCGATGTTTACGTCAACTATGATTACCTGAATCTGACAACCGCGCAGATTTCCGTGGATCATACGGCAGATGCTCCGGTGGAGCTGCCGGACTGTACCGCCGTTACCTGGAATTACTACCGGGCAGAGGGGCTGTATTATGAGACGTATGACCGAAGCCTGCTGGCAGAACGGCTGACAGCTGCTGCAGCCGATGGAAAAACGTACCTGATGATGAAGTTCCCGGACAGCCAGGTGTACGAACAGTACATCAGTCGTCTGTTTGACGGGCAGGAAATCTTTGGCCTGCTGCCGTCCCTGAAGAGCATTTCCTATACGGCGGATCCCGAGAGCTACCTGTTGATCGTATATTTAGCATAA
- a CDS encoding Asp23/Gls24 family envelope stress response protein, which produces MSEEKKNSYSIHEELNMGEVQIADEVVAIIAGLAATEVEGVASMAGNITNELVGKLGMKNLSRGVKVAVQENEVTVELSLNMSYGYSIPKTSAKVQEKVKSAIESMTGLSVVEVNIHIAGVDMK; this is translated from the coding sequence ATGTCCGAAGAAAAGAAGAATTCTTATTCTATACATGAAGAACTGAACATGGGTGAGGTGCAGATTGCAGATGAGGTCGTTGCCATCATCGCAGGTCTGGCCGCTACCGAGGTAGAGGGCGTGGCATCCATGGCAGGCAATATCACCAATGAGCTGGTGGGCAAGCTGGGAATGAAGAACCTGTCCCGGGGTGTGAAGGTGGCTGTACAGGAGAACGAGGTAACCGTAGAACTGTCCCTGAACATGAGCTATGGCTACAGCATCCCCAAGACCTCTGCCAAGGTACAGGAGAAGGTCAAATCTGCCATCGAGAGCATGACAGGCTTAAGCGTTGTGGAGGTCAATATCCACATCGCAGGCGTGGACATGAAGTAA
- the spoIIIAC gene encoding stage III sporulation protein AC, whose protein sequence is MSVNLIFKIAAVGILVSVLSQVLKHSGREEHAFLTSLAGLLVVLFWILPYIYELFDTIKKLFSL, encoded by the coding sequence ATGAGTGTAAATCTGATTTTTAAAATTGCAGCGGTGGGCATCCTGGTATCTGTGCTCAGCCAGGTGTTAAAACACAGCGGCAGGGAGGAACACGCTTTCCTCACGAGCCTGGCGGGACTGCTGGTGGTGCTGTTCTGGATTTTACCATACATCTATGAACTGTTTGACACGATCAAAAAACTGTTTTCCCTGTAA
- a CDS encoding PaaI family thioesterase codes for MSYLEEFKEKNIDMGFNAAMGIEVLELEDDYSKVRIPIKDWEQNPINAVHGGIIFALGDVVGALATWKMGKMVTTQSCHISFLNAAINATDLIGEGRPLHLGKRTYVVDVEIRDTKGTLISKMTNEYHAMNREIV; via the coding sequence ATGAGTTATCTGGAAGAATTTAAAGAAAAAAATATTGATATGGGATTCAACGCCGCTATGGGCATTGAGGTACTGGAACTGGAAGACGATTATTCCAAAGTACGCATTCCAATCAAAGACTGGGAGCAGAATCCCATCAACGCCGTGCACGGAGGTATTATCTTTGCACTGGGCGATGTGGTGGGCGCTCTGGCCACCTGGAAAATGGGCAAGATGGTCACCACCCAGTCCTGTCACATTTCCTTTCTGAATGCCGCCATCAATGCCACCGATCTCATCGGGGAGGGACGACCGCTGCACCTGGGAAAACGCACCTACGTGGTGGATGTGGAGATCCGGGACACAAAGGGCACGCTGATCAGCAAAATGACCAATGAGTATCACGCAATGAACCGGGAGATCGTCTGA
- a CDS encoding phosphopentomutase yields MKRVFLIVLDSVGIGEEPDAAEYGDVGSNTIKACSRSPYFSMPNMRKLGFFNIDGMDIGEKEPHPTAAFARMQEQSKGKDTTIGHWEIAGHISPKPMPTYPNGFPQDVIDAFSKAVGRGVLCNKPYSGTEVIKDYGEEHMKTGKLIVYTSADSVFQIAAHEDIVPVEELYRYCKIAREILQGEHGVGRVIARPFIGTPGNFTRTPRRHDFSLVPPLTMLNQLQEAGKEVLSVGKIKDIFAGSGITDFVYTSGNEEGIERTLENMDREFEGLSFTNLVDYDMLYGHRNDVDGYAKALTYFDQRLPELLGKLRDDDLLMITADHGCDPSTPSTDHSREYTPFIMYGKNAPTGKNFGTRKTFADIGATVLEYFGIPRRISGEPML; encoded by the coding sequence ATGAAACGGGTTTTTTTGATCGTACTTGACAGTGTGGGAATCGGGGAAGAACCGGATGCCGCAGAATACGGCGATGTGGGCAGCAATACCATCAAAGCCTGCTCCCGCAGTCCTTATTTTTCCATGCCAAACATGAGAAAGCTTGGTTTTTTCAATATTGACGGTATGGACATCGGAGAGAAGGAACCGCATCCGACGGCAGCGTTCGCCCGGATGCAGGAGCAGTCCAAGGGAAAGGACACCACCATCGGTCACTGGGAGATCGCAGGGCATATTTCTCCCAAGCCCATGCCTACCTATCCCAATGGCTTCCCCCAGGATGTAATCGACGCTTTTTCCAAAGCGGTGGGCCGCGGCGTACTGTGCAATAAGCCGTACTCCGGCACGGAGGTCATCAAGGATTACGGTGAAGAGCACATGAAGACCGGCAAGCTCATCGTGTACACCTCTGCGGACAGCGTGTTCCAGATCGCAGCCCATGAGGACATTGTGCCGGTGGAAGAGTTATACCGGTACTGCAAGATCGCCAGAGAGATTTTACAGGGAGAACACGGGGTGGGCCGTGTCATTGCCCGGCCGTTCATCGGTACCCCGGGCAACTTCACGAGAACGCCGAGAAGACATGACTTCTCCCTGGTGCCGCCGTTGACCATGTTAAATCAGCTGCAGGAGGCTGGCAAGGAAGTGCTCTCTGTGGGCAAGATCAAGGATATTTTTGCAGGAAGCGGCATCACGGACTTCGTGTACACCTCCGGTAACGAGGAGGGCATCGAGCGGACGCTGGAAAATATGGATCGGGAGTTCGAGGGGCTGTCCTTCACGAACCTGGTGGATTATGACATGCTCTACGGCCACCGCAACGACGTGGACGGCTACGCCAAAGCGCTCACCTATTTTGATCAGCGGCTGCCGGAGCTTCTCGGCAAGCTGCGGGACGACGATCTTCTCATGATCACAGCAGATCACGGCTGCGATCCCAGCACCCCGTCCACCGATCATTCCAGAGAATATACGCCGTTTATCATGTACGGCAAGAACGCACCGACGGGCAAAAACTTCGGAACGAGAAAAACATTTGCAGATATAGGGGCAACTGTGTTAGAATATTTCGGTATTCCGCGCAGAATTTCGGGGGAACCGATGCTGTAG
- a CDS encoding peptide chain release factor 3, protein MSDYRKEIERRRTFAIISHPDAGKTTLTEKFLLYGGAINLAGSVKGKATARHAVSDWMEIEKERGISVTSSVMQFNYDGYCINILDTPGHQDFSEDTYRTLMAADSAVMVIDASKGVEAQTRKLFKVCVMRHIPIFTFINKLDRDANDTFDLLDDIEKELGIATCPINWPIGSGKGFKGVYDRNTRCVTTFADTEKGTKEGASKEIPIDSQELDAEIGSAAKEKLLEEIELLDGASAEFDMELVSKGELSPVFFGSALTNFGVETFLRHFLDMTYSPLPRMSDQGEIDPMSEDFSAFVFKIQANMNRAHRDRIAFMRICSGKFDATKEVYHVQGGKKLRLSQPQQLMAQERKVIDEAYAGDIIGVFDPGMFSIGDTVCAPGKKFAYEGIPTFAPEHFARVRQLDTMKRKQFVKGINEIAQEGAIQIFQEFNTGMEEIIVGVVGVLQFDVLKYRLENEYNVEIRLENLPYEHIRWITNENVDLNKLVGTSDMKKIKDLKGNPLLLFVNSWSIGMVLDRNEGLQLEEFGRN, encoded by the coding sequence GTGTCAGACTATAGAAAAGAAATCGAAAGGCGCAGAACCTTTGCCATCATATCCCATCCCGATGCCGGTAAAACCACGCTGACGGAGAAATTTCTTCTTTACGGAGGCGCCATCAACCTGGCGGGCTCCGTCAAAGGAAAAGCAACGGCAAGGCATGCCGTATCAGACTGGATGGAGATCGAGAAGGAGAGAGGTATTTCCGTGACCTCTTCCGTGATGCAGTTCAACTACGACGGGTACTGCATCAACATTCTGGATACACCGGGACATCAGGATTTCTCTGAGGATACGTACCGGACGCTGATGGCAGCGGATTCCGCGGTCATGGTCATTGACGCTTCCAAGGGTGTCGAGGCGCAGACGAGAAAGCTGTTCAAGGTATGCGTCATGCGCCACATTCCGATTTTTACTTTTATCAATAAGCTGGACCGGGATGCCAACGACACCTTTGACCTGCTGGATGATATTGAAAAAGAGCTGGGCATTGCCACCTGCCCCATCAACTGGCCCATCGGCTCAGGAAAGGGCTTCAAGGGGGTATATGACCGGAACACCCGCTGTGTCACCACTTTCGCGGATACCGAGAAGGGAACCAAGGAAGGCGCATCCAAGGAGATCCCCATCGACAGCCAGGAGCTGGATGCGGAGATCGGCAGTGCAGCCAAGGAAAAGCTGCTGGAGGAGATCGAACTGCTGGACGGCGCCAGCGCAGAATTTGATATGGAACTGGTGAGCAAGGGAGAGCTTTCTCCGGTATTTTTCGGCTCCGCACTGACCAACTTCGGTGTGGAGACGTTCCTGCGCCACTTCCTGGATATGACCTATTCTCCGCTGCCGCGCATGTCGGATCAGGGAGAGATCGATCCCATGTCCGAGGACTTCTCTGCTTTTGTGTTCAAGATCCAGGCCAACATGAACCGGGCCCACAGAGACCGGATCGCGTTTATGCGCATCTGCTCGGGCAAATTTGATGCCACCAAGGAAGTATATCATGTGCAGGGCGGCAAGAAGCTTCGTCTGTCCCAGCCCCAGCAGCTCATGGCCCAGGAGCGAAAGGTCATTGACGAGGCCTATGCCGGTGATATCATCGGTGTTTTCGATCCAGGCATGTTTTCTATCGGCGATACCGTGTGTGCGCCGGGCAAAAAGTTTGCCTACGAGGGCATTCCCACCTTCGCACCGGAGCATTTCGCCCGGGTACGACAGCTGGATACGATGAAGCGAAAACAGTTCGTCAAGGGCATCAACGAGATTGCCCAGGAGGGCGCGATCCAGATCTTCCAGGAGTTCAACACCGGTATGGAGGAGATCATCGTAGGCGTTGTGGGTGTGCTGCAGTTTGATGTGCTGAAATATCGTCTGGAAAATGAGTACAATGTGGAGATCCGTCTGGAAAACCTGCCCTATGAGCATATCCGCTGGATCACCAACGAAAATGTGGATCTGAACAAGCTGGTGGGCACTTCGGACATGAAGAAGATCAAGGATCTGAAGGGCAACCCGCTGCTGCTCTTTGTCAACAGCTGGAGCATCGGCATGGTGCTTGACCGGAACGAGGGCCTGCAGCTGGAGGAATTCGGAAGAAATTAA
- a CDS encoding SpoIIIAC/SpoIIIAD family protein — translation MDMIRIGAAGITGVLLAVQLKQMKSEYAVYVSLAACIFIFYFAVGRLSIITRTMETIQSYLSIQNVYLQTLLKIAGITYVSEFSAAICKDTGYQAIASQIEVFGKLTILAVSMPILLSLLETMKGFLGM, via the coding sequence ATGGATATGATCCGTATCGGCGCTGCCGGGATCACGGGGGTGTTGCTGGCGGTACAGCTGAAACAGATGAAATCCGAGTATGCCGTCTATGTGAGTCTGGCGGCTTGCATTTTTATTTTTTACTTTGCGGTGGGACGGCTTTCCATCATCACCCGGACCATGGAGACGATCCAGAGCTATCTTTCCATCCAGAATGTGTACTTGCAGACACTGTTGAAGATCGCAGGTATTACCTATGTGTCGGAATTTTCCGCGGCCATCTGCAAGGATACCGGGTATCAGGCCATTGCCAGCCAGATCGAGGTGTTTGGAAAACTGACCATTCTGGCGGTGAGCATGCCGATCCTGCTGTCGCTGCTGGAGACCATGAAGGGATTTCTGGGCATGTGA
- a CDS encoding stage III sporulation protein AA has product MDREKEIIRLFPAKLKGALQSACLDYDNIREIRLRANRPVQIIGGSHMYYLSGSGNLTSREELGYVVTKEELRETMELAGNYSLYAYEEELREGFLTVEGGHRIGVAGKVIYDGRRILGMKYITSVNVRVAHEVKGCARLLLPLLMENGQLCHTLMISPPGCGKTTLLRDLIRLLAGGAEEGQAYTRDGNAAAYKDGTKSVEKCEKWGMTQPLTVGVVDERGEIAGSYRGIPTCDLGVSCDVLDGCPKAEGMRMLLRSMAPDVLAVDEIGRPEDVESIAYASCCGCRVLATMHGSSMEELEKKPFCKKFLEDHIFDRYVFLEMGETPGRIRQILDGNGKPVRLPDS; this is encoded by the coding sequence ATGGACAGGGAAAAGGAAATCATCCGGCTGTTTCCGGCCAAACTGAAAGGGGCGCTGCAAAGTGCCTGCCTGGATTATGACAATATCCGGGAGATCCGGCTGCGGGCCAACCGGCCGGTGCAGATCATCGGGGGCAGCCACATGTATTATCTTTCCGGCAGCGGAAATCTGACAAGCCGGGAGGAGCTGGGATATGTGGTGACAAAAGAGGAACTGCGGGAGACCATGGAGCTGGCGGGCAATTATTCCCTCTATGCCTATGAGGAGGAGCTGCGGGAGGGATTTCTCACCGTGGAGGGCGGTCACCGCATCGGCGTGGCCGGAAAAGTGATCTATGACGGCAGGCGGATCCTGGGCATGAAGTATATCACGTCGGTCAATGTGCGGGTGGCCCATGAAGTGAAGGGGTGTGCCCGGCTGCTGCTGCCGCTTCTCATGGAAAACGGGCAGCTGTGCCATACGCTCATGATCTCACCGCCGGGCTGTGGAAAAACCACGCTGCTGCGGGATCTGATCCGTCTGCTGGCCGGGGGCGCGGAGGAGGGACAGGCGTATACCCGGGACGGAAATGCCGCGGCGTATAAAGATGGGACAAAATCTGTGGAAAAATGTGAAAAATGGGGGATGACGCAGCCGCTGACCGTGGGGGTTGTGGATGAGCGGGGCGAGATCGCCGGTTCCTATCGGGGCATTCCCACCTGTGATCTGGGGGTGTCTTGTGATGTGCTGGACGGCTGCCCCAAGGCGGAGGGCATGCGCATGCTGCTTCGCTCCATGGCACCGGATGTGCTGGCAGTGGATGAGATCGGCAGGCCGGAGGACGTGGAGAGCATTGCCTATGCCAGCTGCTGCGGCTGCCGGGTGCTGGCCACCATGCACGGCAGCAGTATGGAAGAGCTGGAAAAGAAGCCCTTCTGTAAAAAATTCCTGGAGGATCATATTTTTGACCGGTATGTATTTCTGGAAATGGGGGAGACGCCCGGACGCATCCGACAGATCCTGGACGGGAACGGGAAGCCTGTGCGTCTGCCAGATAGCTGA
- a CDS encoding stage III sporulation protein AF — translation MEVLYEWVWNVAVYLLLVTAVTNVLPGDTYRKYLKFFTGVCLVIVMTQPLFSLFGMEEQLENAFRFYRFSGEQEELREEMAGMGEISRRAVLDQYETMLKAQLLDLAAQEEVVLTDIELLLETDEKSGSYGSVLYVLARVSEGEEGQTTALIRRLAVQWNMPEENINLHSGQGGGNYGY, via the coding sequence ATGGAGGTTCTCTATGAATGGGTGTGGAACGTGGCGGTGTACCTGCTGCTGGTGACGGCAGTGACCAACGTGCTGCCCGGGGACACCTACCGGAAATATCTGAAATTTTTTACAGGGGTGTGCCTCGTCATTGTGATGACCCAGCCGCTGTTTTCTCTGTTTGGCATGGAAGAACAGCTGGAAAATGCCTTCCGTTTTTACCGGTTTTCCGGGGAGCAGGAGGAGCTGCGGGAGGAGATGGCGGGCATGGGGGAGATCAGCCGCAGAGCCGTGTTGGATCAGTATGAAACCATGCTCAAAGCCCAGCTGCTGGATCTGGCGGCCCAGGAAGAGGTGGTGCTGACGGATATCGAGCTTCTGCTGGAAACCGACGAAAAAAGCGGCAGCTACGGCAGTGTGCTGTACGTTTTGGCCCGGGTATCGGAAGGGGAGGAAGGGCAGACGACAGCGCTCATCCGGCGGCTTGCCGTCCAGTGGAATATGCCGGAGGAAAACATCAATTTACACAGCGGCCAGGGAGGCGGAAATTATGGATACTAA
- a CDS encoding stage III sporulation protein AG has translation MDTKKQSSFIEIVKSRFAGKGPRKDYLVIALLFGVLLLVIAMPVQDKTTGKTDSYPSDGTGNARESQAAAVEEPAYERQLEIRLENFLRQVDGVGQVQVLIRLKDAGEQVVEKDVPTRSTSQTNAQEGTQETESTTEEATVFEETKDGRQIPYVVREYAPGISGVVVAATGADDPRVEQDILEAVQALLQIEVHKIKVLKLKEGEGLY, from the coding sequence ATGGATACTAAAAAACAATCCTCGTTCATAGAAATAGTAAAAAGCAGATTTGCGGGAAAAGGGCCGAGGAAGGATTACCTGGTCATTGCGCTGCTTTTCGGGGTGCTTCTGCTGGTCATTGCCATGCCGGTACAGGACAAAACCACAGGCAAGACAGACAGTTATCCGTCTGACGGGACGGGGAACGCCAGGGAAAGCCAGGCGGCAGCAGTGGAAGAACCGGCCTATGAAAGACAGCTGGAGATCCGGCTGGAAAATTTTCTCCGTCAGGTGGACGGGGTAGGGCAGGTGCAGGTACTCATCCGGCTGAAGGATGCGGGGGAGCAGGTGGTGGAAAAGGATGTGCCAACCCGGAGCACAAGCCAGACAAATGCCCAGGAGGGAACACAGGAAACGGAAAGCACAACAGAGGAGGCAACGGTATTTGAGGAGACAAAGGACGGCAGGCAGATCCCCTATGTGGTGAGAGAATATGCACCCGGGATCAGCGGCGTGGTGGTGGCCGCCACCGGGGCAGATGATCCGCGTGTGGAACAGGACATTCTCGAGGCAGTGCAGGCGCTGCTGCAGATAGAGGTACATAAAATCAAGGTGCTGAAATTAAAGGAAGGGGAGGGTTTGTATTGA
- a CDS encoding stage III sporulation protein AB, translating to MSGNQGKEWRKMGLAGLVRLAGSLTVLAAATGLGAAVSLDYRRRIQLLTQLRRMFLLLAGEIRSSRTPAAEAFGRMAGRMEPPFGKWLKTLADRLEAGEGESFAFIWKEWVEQFARADAQALQTQDVELLLSFGEGFGYLDQQMQLSSIQFVQEQLLDRVGELRGGCAARMRMARLLGVSAGIFLVILLL from the coding sequence ATGAGTGGGAATCAAGGAAAGGAGTGGCGCAAGATGGGACTGGCAGGGCTTGTGAGACTGGCGGGCAGCCTGACCGTGCTGGCAGCGGCCACGGGGCTGGGAGCGGCTGTGAGCCTGGACTACCGTCGGCGGATCCAGCTGCTGACCCAGCTGCGGCGCATGTTCCTCCTGCTGGCGGGAGAGATCCGAAGCAGCCGGACACCGGCTGCGGAGGCCTTCGGGCGGATGGCCGGGCGCATGGAGCCGCCCTTTGGCAAATGGCTGAAGACACTGGCAGACCGGCTGGAAGCGGGTGAGGGAGAAAGCTTTGCTTTTATATGGAAGGAATGGGTGGAGCAGTTTGCACGGGCAGATGCGCAGGCCCTGCAGACCCAGGACGTGGAACTGCTGCTGTCCTTCGGAGAGGGGTTCGGCTATCTGGATCAGCAGATGCAGCTTTCGTCCATTCAGTTTGTGCAGGAGCAGCTGCTGGACCGAGTAGGGGAACTGCGGGGCGGCTGCGCCGCACGGATGCGCATGGCCCGGCTGCTGGGGGTGAGCGCAGGCATTTTTCTGGTGATTCTGCTGTTGTAA
- a CDS encoding stage III sporulation protein AE, with the protein MCEKNAMHFRKTRHKRLPGLLLGMLLFFLPVLPARAASCQWPLTPALPASAAVSDLWREETPDYTDTLLEQLDFGEIDTFLQQMDEKTDIRFSDVIRAFVQGSVRDGLLLFRELLADNLFAEWKTNKTTLIHVVMIALIAATLTGFSDIFQNRQISEVSYYMVYVLLLTILMKAFGTASGLVEQMLARVLGFMKVLMPSFVLALGLSGGTVTGAVFLEWVLLLISVVEAVMEKLLLPTVHLYVLLMLVNQMTKEDILSKMAGLFRQGTEMALKGMTAAVLGFNLVQGLIAPAVDGFKKDVVTKTAGMLPGVGQVFDSVSDLVLGAGVLIRNSIGAAGLVFLAVLCLIPLAKVALFAVSYQLAAAVVQPVSDSRIVACISSVGDGMVLLMKVMFTATLLFWLTLAVVCVAMRA; encoded by the coding sequence ATGTGTGAGAAAAATGCGATGCACTTTCGGAAGACAAGGCACAAAAGATTGCCGGGACTGCTGCTGGGCATGCTTTTATTTTTCCTTCCGGTGCTCCCTGCCCGGGCAGCGTCCTGCCAGTGGCCACTGACACCAGCGCTCCCGGCATCTGCTGCAGTTTCTGACCTCTGGCGGGAGGAGACGCCGGACTACACGGACACCCTTCTGGAACAGCTGGATTTTGGGGAGATCGATACTTTTCTGCAGCAGATGGATGAGAAAACGGACATCCGTTTCTCCGATGTGATCCGGGCTTTCGTGCAGGGCAGTGTCCGGGACGGGCTGCTGCTTTTTCGGGAGCTGCTGGCGGACAATCTGTTTGCGGAATGGAAAACCAATAAAACCACGCTGATCCATGTGGTGATGATCGCCCTGATCGCGGCCACCCTCACCGGGTTTTCTGATATTTTTCAAAACCGGCAGATCTCCGAGGTGAGCTACTACATGGTGTATGTGCTGCTGTTGACCATTCTCATGAAGGCCTTCGGCACCGCGTCAGGGCTGGTGGAGCAGATGCTGGCCCGGGTGCTGGGATTTATGAAGGTGCTTATGCCATCCTTCGTGCTGGCCCTGGGGCTGTCCGGGGGAACGGTGACTGGCGCGGTGTTCCTGGAATGGGTGTTGCTGCTGATCTCAGTGGTGGAGGCGGTGATGGAGAAGCTGCTGCTTCCGACGGTGCATCTGTACGTGCTGCTCATGCTGGTGAACCAGATGACAAAGGAGGACATCCTGTCGAAAATGGCCGGGCTGTTCCGGCAGGGAACGGAAATGGCGCTGAAAGGCATGACGGCGGCGGTGCTGGGCTTCAATCTGGTGCAGGGGCTCATTGCCCCGGCGGTGGATGGTTTTAAGAAGGACGTGGTGACCAAAACGGCAGGCATGCTTCCCGGGGTCGGGCAGGTGTTTGACTCTGTCTCGGATCTGGTGCTAGGGGCCGGAGTGCTCATCCGCAACAGCATCGGTGCGGCGGGGCTGGTATTTCTGGCGGTGCTCTGTCTGATCCCCCTGGCGAAGGTGGCGCTGTTTGCCGTGAGCTACCAGCTGGCGGCCGCCGTGGTGCAGCCGGTGTCCGACAGCCGGATCGTGGCGTGTATCAGCAGCGTGGGGGACGGCATGGTGCTGCTCATGAAGGTGATGTTCACGGCGACGCTGCTGTTCTGGCTGACGCTGGCAGTGGTCTGCGTGGCGATGCGTGCGTAG